A single Desulfovibrio piger DNA region contains:
- the nifJ gene encoding pyruvate:ferredoxin (flavodoxin) oxidoreductase, translating into MAKMKTMDGNNATAYIAYALSDTAAIYPITPSSVMGEVMDEMAAKGCKNLMGQTVTVREMQSEAGAAGAVHGMLAAGSLTSTYTASQGLLLMIPNMYKIAGELLPGVFHVSARALASHALSIFGDHQDVMACRQTGFAFLCSSSVQECMDLALVAHLSALDASVPFCHFFDGFRTSHEVQKIETIDYEDIRKLVPWDKVEEFRANAMNPEHPHIRGTAQNPDIFFQNREASNLYYDAVPGIVLENMKKVAAITGRKHRLFDYVGHPEADRVIISMGSSCEVIQETVNYLNERGQRVGLVKVHLFRPFSAEHLLQAIPATATTITVLDRTKEPGSLGEPLYQDVCTAFMEKGEAPTIVGGRYGLGSKDFTPGMAKAVFDNMLGLAPKNHFTVGINDDVTNLSLDVEEEIDTVPAGTVQCKFFGLGADGTVGANKQAVKIIGDNTDMYAQAYFAYDSKKSGGFTVSHLRFGKSPIQSSYLITQADYIACHKAAYVTQYDILDGIKDGGTFVLNSNWSLEDMEKHLPASMKRTIARKHLKFFNVDAVAVAQEVGLGGRINMIMQTAFFKLANVIDFDKAVALLKESIKKTYGMKGDKIVNMNIAAVDKGMDALVEIKYPESWADATEGAEVCHCGDDDYIAGVVRPILAQRGDKLPVSAMEPAGIMPLGTAACEKRGVAINVPEWVADNCIQCCQCSFVCPHAAIRPVVANDEELAGAPESFVTVPAKGKELTGMKFRMQVYAEDCLGCGSCVEVCPTKPEKRALSMKPLDTQIDAQVANLAFAEANVSIKDDLMARDTVKGSQLQQPLHEFSGACAGCGETPYVKVLTQLFGERMLIANATGCSSIWGASSPTTPYTTNKDGFGPAWGNSLFEDAAEFGCGIGLGYKQRRGALALAVKEALATEGIDDELKASLQGWLDNMDDAEGSRKFGEEILDNLDSLSEANHALAHKLWDMGDLFTKKSVWIFGGDGWAYDIGYGGLDHVLASGDDINVLVMDTEVYSNTGGQASKSTPLGAIAQFAAAGKRIGKKDLGRMAMSYGYVYVASIAMGADKQQVLKAFREAEAYKGPSLIIAYAPCINQGIRKGMGKSQEEEKLAVQTGYWPLYRFNPELAKEGKNPFQLDYTKDPNGELQAFLAGETRFAALDKKDPEVSKQLKAELDKAYNERHALYKQLASLPHPGSEN; encoded by the coding sequence ATGGCGAAAATGAAAACCATGGACGGCAATAACGCCACCGCGTATATTGCCTACGCTCTGTCGGACACGGCTGCCATTTACCCCATTACCCCTTCGTCCGTCATGGGCGAAGTCATGGACGAAATGGCCGCCAAGGGGTGCAAGAACCTCATGGGCCAGACCGTGACCGTGCGTGAAATGCAGTCCGAAGCCGGTGCCGCCGGTGCCGTGCACGGCATGCTGGCCGCCGGCTCCCTGACCAGCACCTACACCGCTTCCCAGGGCCTGCTGCTCATGATCCCCAACATGTACAAGATCGCCGGTGAACTGCTTCCCGGCGTCTTCCATGTTTCGGCCCGTGCCCTGGCTTCCCACGCGCTGTCCATCTTCGGTGACCACCAGGACGTCATGGCCTGCCGCCAGACCGGTTTTGCCTTCCTCTGCTCCTCCTCGGTGCAGGAATGCATGGACCTGGCCCTGGTCGCCCATCTGTCCGCCCTTGACGCCAGCGTGCCCTTCTGCCACTTCTTCGACGGTTTCCGTACCTCCCACGAAGTGCAGAAGATCGAGACCATCGACTACGAAGACATCCGCAAGCTGGTGCCCTGGGACAAGGTCGAAGAGTTCCGCGCCAATGCCATGAACCCGGAACATCCCCATATCCGCGGCACCGCCCAGAACCCCGACATCTTCTTCCAGAACCGCGAAGCCAGCAACCTGTACTATGACGCCGTGCCCGGCATCGTGCTGGAAAACATGAAGAAAGTGGCCGCCATCACCGGCCGCAAGCATCGCCTGTTCGACTATGTGGGCCATCCCGAAGCCGACCGCGTGATCATCAGCATGGGTTCCTCCTGTGAAGTCATCCAGGAAACCGTCAACTACCTGAACGAACGCGGCCAGCGCGTGGGCCTGGTGAAAGTGCATCTGTTCCGTCCCTTCTCGGCCGAACACCTGCTGCAGGCCATCCCCGCCACCGCCACCACCATCACCGTCCTCGACCGCACCAAGGAACCCGGTTCCCTGGGCGAGCCCCTGTACCAGGACGTGTGCACGGCCTTCATGGAAAAGGGCGAAGCTCCCACCATCGTGGGCGGCCGTTACGGTCTGGGCTCCAAGGACTTCACCCCCGGCATGGCCAAGGCCGTGTTCGACAACATGCTGGGCCTGGCCCCCAAGAACCACTTCACCGTGGGCATCAACGACGACGTGACCAACCTGAGCCTCGACGTTGAAGAAGAGATCGACACCGTGCCCGCCGGCACCGTGCAGTGCAAGTTCTTCGGTCTGGGCGCCGACGGCACCGTGGGCGCCAACAAGCAGGCCGTCAAGATCATCGGCGACAACACCGACATGTACGCCCAGGCCTACTTCGCTTACGACTCCAAGAAGTCCGGCGGCTTCACCGTGTCCCACCTGCGCTTCGGCAAGAGCCCCATCCAGTCGTCCTACCTCATCACCCAGGCCGACTACATCGCCTGCCACAAGGCCGCCTATGTCACCCAGTACGACATCCTGGACGGCATCAAGGACGGCGGCACCTTCGTGCTGAACTCCAACTGGTCGCTGGAAGACATGGAAAAGCACCTGCCTGCTTCCATGAAGCGCACCATCGCCCGCAAGCACCTGAAGTTCTTCAATGTTGACGCCGTTGCCGTGGCCCAGGAAGTGGGTCTGGGCGGCCGCATCAACATGATCATGCAGACCGCCTTCTTCAAGCTGGCCAACGTCATCGACTTCGACAAGGCCGTGGCCCTGCTGAAGGAATCCATCAAGAAGACCTACGGCATGAAGGGCGACAAGATCGTCAACATGAACATCGCCGCCGTGGACAAGGGCATGGACGCCTTGGTCGAGATCAAGTACCCCGAATCCTGGGCTGACGCCACCGAAGGCGCCGAAGTCTGCCATTGCGGCGACGACGACTACATCGCCGGTGTGGTGCGTCCCATCCTGGCCCAGCGCGGCGACAAGCTGCCCGTGTCCGCCATGGAACCCGCCGGCATCATGCCCCTGGGCACCGCCGCCTGTGAAAAGCGCGGCGTGGCCATCAACGTGCCCGAATGGGTGGCCGACAACTGCATCCAGTGCTGCCAGTGCTCCTTCGTGTGCCCCCACGCCGCCATCCGTCCCGTGGTCGCCAATGACGAAGAACTGGCCGGCGCTCCCGAAAGCTTCGTGACCGTGCCCGCCAAGGGCAAGGAACTGACCGGCATGAAGTTCCGCATGCAGGTGTACGCCGAAGACTGCCTGGGCTGCGGCTCCTGCGTGGAAGTCTGCCCCACCAAGCCTGAAAAGCGCGCCCTGTCCATGAAGCCCCTGGATACCCAGATCGACGCCCAGGTGGCCAACCTGGCCTTCGCCGAAGCCAACGTCTCCATCAAGGACGACCTGATGGCTCGCGACACCGTCAAGGGTTCCCAGCTGCAGCAGCCCCTGCACGAGTTCTCCGGCGCCTGCGCCGGCTGCGGTGAAACCCCCTACGTCAAGGTGCTCACCCAGCTGTTCGGCGAACGCATGCTGATCGCCAACGCCACCGGCTGCTCCTCCATCTGGGGTGCCTCTTCCCCCACCACGCCCTACACCACCAACAAGGACGGCTTCGGTCCCGCCTGGGGCAACAGCCTCTTTGAAGACGCCGCCGAATTCGGCTGCGGCATCGGTCTGGGCTACAAACAGCGCCGCGGCGCCCTGGCCCTGGCCGTCAAGGAAGCCCTGGCCACCGAAGGCATCGACGACGAACTGAAGGCCTCCCTGCAGGGCTGGCTGGACAACATGGACGACGCCGAAGGCTCCCGCAAGTTCGGCGAAGAGATCCTGGACAACCTGGACAGCCTGTCCGAAGCCAACCACGCCCTGGCCCACAAGCTGTGGGATATGGGCGACCTCTTCACCAAGAAGAGCGTGTGGATCTTCGGTGGTGACGGCTGGGCCTACGACATCGGTTACGGCGGTCTGGACCACGTCCTGGCTTCCGGCGACGACATCAACGTCCTGGTGATGGATACCGAAGTGTACTCCAACACCGGCGGTCAGGCCTCCAAGTCCACCCCGCTGGGCGCCATCGCCCAGTTCGCCGCTGCCGGCAAGCGCATCGGCAAGAAGGACCTGGGCCGCATGGCCATGAGCTACGGCTATGTGTACGTGGCCTCCATCGCCATGGGCGCCGACAAGCAGCAGGTGCTCAAGGCCTTCCGCGAAGCCGAAGCCTACAAGGGCCCCTCGCTGATCATCGCCTACGCTCCCTGCATCAACCAGGGCATCCGCAAGGGCATGGGCAAGAGCCAGGAAGAAGAAAAGCTGGCCGTGCAGACCGGCTACTGGCCCCTGTACCGCTTCAACCCCGAACTGGCCAAGGAAGGCAAGAATCCCTTCCAGCTGGACTACACCAAGGATCCCAACGGTGAACTGCAGGCCTTCCTGGCCGGCGAGACCCGTTTTGCCGCTCTGGACAAGAAGGATCCCGAAGTGTCCAAGCAGCTCAAGGCCGAACTGGACAAGGCCTACAACGAGCGTCACGCTCTGTACAAGCAGCTGGCCAGCCTGCCCCATCCCGGCAGCGAAAACTAA